From Brassica oleracea var. oleracea cultivar TO1000 unplaced genomic scaffold, BOL UnpScaffold01170, whole genome shotgun sequence, the proteins below share one genomic window:
- the LOC106321002 gene encoding uncharacterized protein LOC106321002, whose amino-acid sequence MSCLLLSRLSRLCLRKPPALGVRGRYFCGSRFLSQTPIYRIVRADDCRYSSEDVSVGRLVVRNVNASEEKDEVLEKMVPADLMNGTIGGSHGWVATMDEYFVRLYDDLNPGASDSDPKRIVLGRPKTLPHCQTELVTNVAMSSSPEDEDCILAVKFLGPQLSFCRPAQQIRGYVEWVNIRIDDPCFFSSRVSYSERYKMFSMLASGGTYIGYWDPEKKDRSQNLSVCRSDLYTQFNQFEMQHTSNDCRSELLVEGPTGETFIVNWWAVFFRRFMVYKIDEYMGIHTASFTKDIGDVCIFVSSKGQPFCLKASLYGLTSNCIYYVSDRVSGKVSIRDNVIVGRLGRSSAPYFIPPQSS is encoded by the exons ATGAGTTGTCTGCTTCTCAGCCGTCTCTCAAGGCTCTGTCTGAGGAAACCACCTGCACTAGGAGTT AGGGGAAGATACTTCTGTGGCTCTCGGTTCTTGTCCCAAACCCCTATCTATCGCATTGTACGCGCTGATGATTGTCGATATAGTTCGGAGGATGTGAGTGTCGGCAGACTCGTGGTTCGCAATGTAAATGCTTCGGAGGAAAAGGACGAGGTTTTGGAAAAGATGGTCCCCGCGGATTTGATGAATGGAACGATAGGAGGATCCCATGGTTGGGTAGCTACTATGGACGAATACTTTGTGCGTCTTTACGATGATCTAAACCCGGGAGCGTCGGATTCAGATCCGAAGAGAATCGTACTGGGTCGTCCTAAAACGCTGCCTCATTGCCAAACCGAACTGGTAACCAACGTGGCCATGTCCTCTTCTCCTGAGGACGAAGACTGCATTCTGGCCGTCAAATTCTTGGGACCTCAACTCAGCTTTTGCCGGCCTGCTCAGCAAATTCGGGGATATGTAGAGTGGGTCAACATCAGAATCGATGACCCATGCTTCTTTTCGTCCCGAGTCTCTTATTCAGAGAGATATAAGATGTTCTCCATGCTGGCTTCTGGGGGCACGTACATAGGATACTGGGATCCTGAAAAAAAAGACAGATCGCAAAACTTGAGTGTTTGTAGATCCGACTTGTATACACAGTTTAACCAGTTTGAAATGCAGCACACGTCTAATGATTGCAGGAGCGAACTCTTGGTGGAGGGACCCACAGGTGAAACTTTTATTGTTAACTGGTGGGCAGTGTTCTTTAGGCGTTTCATGGTGTACAAGATAGACGAATATATGGGAATTCACACAGCCAGTTTCACTAAAGACATTGGAGATGTCTGTATTTTTGTCTCCTCCAAAGGTCAACCCTTCTGTCTAAAGGCTAGCTTGTATGGACTAACCTCAAACTGCATCTATTACGTTTCTGACCGTGTCTCCGGAAAAGTCAGTATCCGCGATAATGTTATTGTTGGTAGATTGGGCCGTTCCTCTGCCCCTTACTTCATTCCACCCCAATCTTCTTGA